A single genomic interval of Corvus hawaiiensis isolate bCorHaw1 chromosome 5, bCorHaw1.pri.cur, whole genome shotgun sequence harbors:
- the TRMT44 gene encoding probable tRNA (uracil-O(2)-)-methyltransferase isoform X2 has protein sequence MGLVGTAAVRDPGGAALPRGFWAAVRVWLEKPQVANRRLSGAAVQAEGTVPLGEGGEISPSFAAGRAGVGGGGQEGRAAGPAELGRLWREVQGQLPLPPPLTGWGGPGELRAVLRTLLPRGRPAAPPALELAVQDAYNGTVTFLPLEENSEGKYLVKKCNIYQIQLKHIKDEEWSISVVAPFPEDWFSDGILYPKLAWLGNKLLSKLAKWSVEQKPSEFKSTLSLISVAKYSKVYQDLKEKYKVMVKVWPEVTDPEKFVYEDVAIATYLLILWEEERKEKGLTKKQSFVDLGCGNGLLVHILNNEGHSGRGIDVRRRKIWDMYGPETHLEEATIIPGDSHLFPDTDWLIGNHSDELTPWVPVIAARSSYSCCYFVLPCCFFDFHGKYSRRQSKKTQYREYLDFVAQVGFVCGFHVEEDCLRIPSTKRVSFIGKSRTYPPAEHALIDNQITQFINSRRTCAVATCDKRVGFKHEDHSDSLCEVGSEPPEDETETAGTIWMPGFQPREKVEQIRNCASLPRDFVDEVVLDVAKLLLNAAPQKSCSNMQGGNTNTWNQGESLSLREVAEHLNKETLKKLKSEYGGLQTLLKSNHQVFEGLQERPFDSPLVAYHHNKKLLVFWKDIAHAQEDREEHGYSSFVILTDFSFKTWETDVHTHTHTHPPLRTKSESQNN, from the exons ATGGGGCTGGTGGGGACGGCAGCCGTGCGGGACCCCGGCGGCGCCGCCCTGCCCCGCGGCTTCTGGGCGGCAGTACGCGTGTGGCTGGAGAAGCCGCAGGTGGCCAACAGGCGGCTGAGCGGCGCCGCTGTCCAGGCGGAGGGGACGGTGCCACTCGGCGAGGGTGGGGAGATATCTCCATCCTTCGCCGCCGGGAGGGCTGGCGTGGGCGGCGGCGGGCAGGAGGGGCGAGCCGCGGGGCCCGCGGAGCTGGGGCGGCTCTGGAGGGAGGTGCAggggcagctgcctctgccGCCGCCCCTCACGGGCTGGGGCGGGCCCGGCGAGCTCCGCGCCGTGCTGAGGACGCTgctgccccggggccgccccgccgcgcccccggccCTGGAGCTGGCGGTGCAAG ATGCTTACAACGGAACTGTGACCTTTCTGCCTTTGGAGGAAAACAGTGAAGGAAAATACTTGGTTAAAAAGTGCAATATTTATCAAATTCAACTTAAACACATAAAAGATGAGGAATG gtcCATATCTGTTGTAGCTCCATTTCCAGAAGATTGGTTTTCAGATGGAATTTTGTACCCCAAACTAGCATGGCTTGGAAACAAACTTTTGTCCAAACTGGCTAAATGGTCCGTGGAGCAAAAGCCCAGTGAGTTTAAAAGTACACTCTCACTCATTTCAGTAGCAAAATACAGCAAGGTTTATCAGGACCTCAAAGAAAAGTACAAAGTGATGGTAAAG gtaTGGCCTGAAGTGACAGATCCTGAGAAATTTGTTTATGAAGATGTTGCCATTGCCACTTACTTGCTG ATTCtttgggaagaagagagaaaggaaaaagggttGACCAAGAAACAGTCATTTGTAGATCTTGGATGTGGAAATGGTCTGCTGGTTCATATTCTAAACAATGAAGGG cattCAGGCAGAGGAATTGAtgtgaggagaagaaaaatatgggACATGTATGGACCAGAGACACATTTAGAG GAAGCTACAATCATTCCAGGTGACAGTCATCTCTTCCCAGATACTGACTGGCTCATAGGAAACCATTCAGATGAATTAACACCATGGGTACCTGTAATTGCAGCTAG GTCTTCCTATTCATGTTGCTACTTTGTGCTGCCGTGCTGCTTCTTtgatttccatggaaaatatAGCCGAAGACAAAGCAAGAAGACTCAATACAGAGAATATCTTGATTTTGTTGCCCAAGTGGGATTTGTATGTGGCTTTCACGTGGAAGAAGATTGTCTTAGAATTCCATCAACAAAAAGG GTCAGCTTTATTGGGAAAAGCAGAACCTATCCACCTGCAGAACATGCTCTCATTGACAACCAGATTACACAGTTTATTAACAGTCGTCGGACCTGCGCTGTGGCCACGTGTGACAAACGGGTTGGATTTAAGCATGAGGATCACTCTGATAGTCTGTGTGAAGTAGGCTCAGAACCTCCTGAAGATGAGACTGAGACAGCTGGTACAATCTGGATGCCTGGATTTCAACCCAGAGAAAAAGTAGAACAAATCAGAAATTGTGCTTCCCTCCCTCGGGATTTTGTAGATGAAGTGGTTCTCGATGTGGCCAAGTTGCTGTTAAATGCAGCCCCCCAAAAATCGTGTTCTAATATGCAGGGTGGAAATACGAATACCTGGAATCAAGGAG aaagCCTTTCCTTGAGAGAAGTGGCAGAACACTTAAATAAAGAGActttaaaaaagctgaaaagtgaATATGGAGGCCTGCAGACACTTCTCAAGAGCAATCATCAGGTATTTGAAG GGCTTCAGGAGAGACCCTTTGATTCTCCCTTAGTAGCATATCACCATAACAAGAAACTTCTGGTGTTCTGGAAGGACATTGCTCATGCCCAGGAGGACAGAGAAGAACATGGCTACAGCTCTTTTGTCATCttgactgatttttcttttaaaacatggGAAACggatgtacacacacacacacacacacaccccccgcTCCGAACAAAAAGTGAGTCTCAAAATAACTGA